TAAAAGATCTTGATTTTTTCTTTTTATTGGGAAATAATATGTACATAATTATTAATTAAAAGGGGCGTTCCCATGATAGTTCAATGTGAGAAATGTGGGACAAAGTATAGAATTGATGACTCCAAGGTAGGGGCCAAGGGGATCAAGGTCAGATGTTCCAAGTGTCAACACGTGTTCAAGGTTCCCCACCCACTCCTCCTGGATGAGGAGGAGATCTTCGGCGAAACGGAGGAGAGGGTTGAAGGCCCATCTGTTAAAGAGTGGGAGGAGGAGTTCACTATGAAACCCCCTCCAGAACAAATAAAGACCAGACCTCCAACACCAGAAGAGGGTCCTCCGCCCAAGGCCTTTGTCCCCCCTGCTGCTCAAGAGAAAAAGGTCTTGAGGGAAGAAGGGGCAGCAGAGGAAGGCCTGAGTTCAGAGGAGGAGCTGTTCCCCTTCCGGGCCTCTGTCCCAGAAGAGGCCCCTGTGAAGAAGGAACGCAAGATATCCAGAACTTTCCTCCTCTCCATCCTCTTGATCGTGATAATCCTCGCCGCCTTCTATTACTGGACCCAAAGGGAGGTCTCTATCCCTGTGTTTGAGTCCATCTATAAAAAGATCTACCACTTTATGGGGAGCAAGGCGGAGCATAAACTCTTACTTCTCTATCCGAGGCGTTATGAACTAAGACTAGAGGGGGGGAAGGTCTTCGTCATCCAGGGAAAGGTAACCAATCACTCTGAGGAGACGAAAAAATACGTGAAGCTGAAGGGTTTCCTATTCAATAAAGAAGGCAGGATCGTGGCCACTAGCATAGGATATTGTGGCCACACCATTACCAAGAAGGAAATTGAAGAATCTACCTATACCTCTTTGAAGTCGTCCTTCGGTTTTGTAAGTTCGGCCAAGGCCGCCCCCGTTCCCTCTCAGCGGAGTCCCTCCTTTACCATCATTTTCTTTTCACCCCCTGTGGGGGTCACGGAGTGTAAGGTGGAGATAGTCGAGGCCCCCCCGTTAACATAAAGGGTCCCCCCTGATGATGGACCTTTACATTTAGGACCCAGGAGGGGGAGATGCTCCCTTTTATATATGTATCCACCACCGAGTAGATCCAAAGGACAAAGAATAAGATGAAGGGAGTTCCTTACCCGCGGATGCTGTAAAAGGCCTCCTTACCAGGAAATACCCCTTGCTCTCCTAGTTCCTCCTCTATCCGGAGGAGTTGATTGTATTTGGCCACCCGATCAGTACGGGAGACAGAACCCGTCTTGATCTGCCCCGCGTTTACCGCCACCGCTACATCGGCGATGGTGGTATCTTCCGTCTCACCCGATCGATGGGAGATCACCACCGTATAGCCAGCCTTCTTAGCCATCTCTATGGCTGAGAAGGTCTCGGTGAGGGTCCCTATCTGATTCAGTTTGATCAGGATGGAGTTGGCCACCCCCTCATCGATCCCCCTGGCCAAGCGTTCTATATTGGTCACAAATAGGTCATCGCCTACGATCTGGACCTTTCCTCCCAGCCTTGCATTCAGTTCTCGCCACCCCTCCCAATCGTCCTCGGCCAAGCCATCCTCTATGGAGACAATGGGATATCTGCTCACAAGGTCCTCGTAAAATGCCACCATCTCTGAGGAGGTCCTCTCCTGTTTCTGCTCCGCCTGCAGGATGTACCCTCCCTCTTGGAAGAACTCACTGGCCGCAGGATCCAAGGCGATGGCCACCTCCTCTCCTGGGGTATAACCCGCCTTTTTGATGGCCTCCATTATCACCACAAGCGCCTCCTCATTGGAGCGCATATCAGGGGCAAAACCCCCTTCATCCCCTACAGCGGTGCTGTACCCTTTCCCCTTTAAGATGGTCTTGAGGTAATGGAACACCTCCACCCCCATCCTGAGGGCCTCATGAAAGGAGGAGGTTCCCAAGGGGACAATCATAAACTCTTGTAAGTCCACGTTGTTGTCGGCATGTTTTCCCCCGTTCAGGATGTTCATCATCGGGACGGGTAGCTGATGGGCGTATACCCCCCCCAGATAACGATATAGGGGGAGGGAGAGATAGGCCGCAGCTGCCTTGGCGCAGGCCAAAGATACCCCCAAGATGGCATTGGCCCCTAAGGTGGACTTATTGGGGGTACCGTCCAAGTCAATGAGGATCTGATCGGTGGCCATCTGGTCCAATGCCTCCATGCCGATGAGTTCAGGGCTGATCCGCTCGTTCACGTTGGCCACCGCCCTCTGGACCCCCTTTCCCAGATATCTATCCTGGTCTCCATCTCTCAGCTCTACGGCCTCGTGCTCTCCGGTAGAGGCCCCTGAGGGGACGGCCGCTCTGCCCCCAAAACCGCTCTCCAAGGTTACGTCAACCTCCAGCGTAGGGTTCCCTCGGGAATCGAGGATCTCCCGGGCCACGATGTCTAGGATAGCGGACATGATCAACCTCCCTTCTCATTAAAAAGTTTACTTCCGATGTGTATATATTGAAACCCCGAGAAACAGGTCAAAAAGGTGGTCAGCCAAATGAGATAGGGCAAGGAGCCCCTAATGAAAGGGATTTGTGGCGTCAAAAGGGCCCCGATTATGGTCAGGGTTTGAAAGACGGTGGTGATCTTGCTGAGAAAGATGGGGTTGATCTCCACTTTATGGGAGGTGAGGATCAAGATGAGGATGCCCAGCAGGATGACGACATCCCTGGCGATAACTATCACTGTAAGCCAACCGGGGACAATCCCCAATATTGCCAGGCCGACAAAGGCGGTGGTGAGCAACAGCTTATCGGCGATGGGATCGAGATATGCACCTAAGGTCGTCCTTTGATTGTATAACCTTGCAATCAATCCATCTAGGGCGTCGGTAATCCCTGCACCCACAAAGATAAGCAGCGCGGAAAAGAGGTGGTCATAGAGCAGACAGATGGTAAAGACTGGGATGGAGAGGATGCGCAGTATGGTAAGGGTGTTGGGCAGATTCATCTCCTCTTAACCCTCTACTCCTATCTCACTATAGTCACCGCGAAAGAGGTCCTTAAAGGTGGTATACTCAGAGATAAAGGAGAGGTCCACTTTCCCCGTAGGACCGTTTCTCTGCTTCGCAATGTTGACTTCGGCCAACCCCTTGTGGTCTGAGTCGGGGTTATAGACCTCATCTCGATAAATAAAGATGATGACATCGGCATCCTGCTCGATAGCACCTGACTCCCGGAGGTCGGAGAGCTGAGGTCGCCTACCAGGTCTGTCCTCGGCCTTCCTGCTCAATTGAGATATGGCTATCACTGGGATGTTCAGCTCTTTGGCCAAGGCCTTCAGGGAACGTGATATCTCCGAGATCTCCTGTTCCCTCCTCTCGGCACCACTCCTGCCCCTCATCAATTGGAGATAGTCAACAATGACCAAGCCCAGGCCACGATCGGACTTCAACCTCCTGGCCTTGGCCCTCAGCTCTAATACAGATATGGCTGGGGCATCATCAATAAATATTGGGGCATCGGAGAGGGCACCAGCGGCCATGGTGAGTTTGGGCCAATCGCTTTCGGTCAAAAAACCGCTGCGCAGCCGGGCACTGTCCACCCTCGCCTCAGAGCACAACATACGAATGGCCAATTGCTCCTTGGACATCTCCAAAGAGAATATTGCCGCAGGGACCCGGACATTGATGGCAGCGTGCTGGGCGATGTTCAGACAAAGGGCGGTCTTTCCCATGCTCGGCCTGCCGGCCACAATGATGAGATCAGCGGGCTGAAAGCCCGCGGTCTTCCTGTCCAGATCTTTAAAGCCCGAAGGGACACCAGTGATCAGTTCTTTCTTCTCATATAGTTTCTCAATGAGCTTAAAGCTATCCTTGACGATCTCCTTAATGGGAAAGAAGGCGGGTTTAACTCGGTGCTCCGATATGCGAAAGATGGCCTGTTCCGTCTCATCCAGAAAGTCCTCAAGATCCCTCCCCTCCTGGTAACTTTGGGTGATGATCTCCGTAGCCGTACTGATCAACTCCCTCAGGATGGATTTTTCCTTAACGATCTTGGCGTAATAAACGATATTGGCGGCCGTGGGAACAGAGTCCACCAAGCTGGCAAGATAGGAGGCCCCACCTACCTCCTCCAGTTGCTTTGTCTTTTTCAATTCGTTGGTGAGGGTTACTAGATCGAGGGGCTCATTCCTTTCGTAAAGGGCTACCATGCAATGGAAGATCTTTTGGTGGACCTCCCGGTAGAAGTCTCTGTTTTCTAAGACCTCTAAGACTCTGTTGAGGGCGTCGTTTTCGATGAGGATACCCCCCAGGATCGATTGCTCCGCCTCGGTGTTCTGTGGGGGGAGTTTGAAGGAAGCCAAATCTATGTCGCCCTTCATATCCTTTCCCTCACTTTTTACTCCTTCACCACCCAAAACTTTAGCTGGGCCACCACTTGGGGGTGAAGCCTTATGGGAACAGTATAGACACCCAAATTCTTTATGGGCTCTTCTAGCTCTATCTTTTTGCGATCCACGAGCACTCCCTGCTCCCGCAATGCCCCCTCGATATCCGCAGAGGTGACTGCTCCGAAGAGCTTGCCCCCTTCACCTGATGGTTTGGCAACGGTACATGAGATCTCTTCAATCCTCTGGGCCAGCCTTTGCGCCTCCCTCTCAAATCTGTTCAGCTTGTGCTGTAAGAGGCGCTTTTCATGCTCCAAGACCCTTAGACTATTGGCCGTAGACATCATCGCCTTCTTGCGGGGTAGGAGGTAGTTTCGGGCGTAACCATCGGACACCTTCACCACATCCCCTGTCTTCCCCAAAGAGGGGATGTCTTCCATCAAGATGACCTCCATAGCTGTCCTCCTAGACCTGAATATCCCTAAACCCTCATGAGGGTTTGCACTCACCCTTTCATAAAAATATCACATTCCCTTCTTCTGGCTCAACTTTGAGGGAGCAAGCCCCCTCAAGCTCCCCCAAAGAGGGAAAAACTTACCCTATTGGGAGTTTCAGGGGGCGGAACCCCCTGAATACGGTTGAAAAAACATAAAGGCCAAAACTGCTTGGAAGCTTAATTTCACCATGAATGACTTTCACGGTAAAATACTAAACAGGCTATTTGGGTAACGTGGTAAAAGGAAGAAGGGCTACATGCCGAGCCCTCTTAATGGCCCTGGTAAGTTCCCTTTGATGCTTGGCGCAATTTCCCGAAATCCGCCTGGGAATAATCTTTCCCCTCTCGGTGAGGAAATATTTCAACAAGCGATAATTCTTATAATCAATCCTCAGGGAACTGTCGGAACAAAAACGACAGACCTTTTTCCTCGTATACTCCCTTCTTCGTCTATTCGCCGGTTGTCTATTCGCCGGTCGTCTCATCAAGCCTCCTTTTCACCTAAAGTCTCTAACACTATGGGCGACGACCCCTATCTCTCTCCTCATCCTCCCTTCCTCTGTCTCCCAACGGCGCTGAACGAGGCCACCTTCCACAAGGATATTCTCACCCACCTTTACCTTCTGTTTTGCCCAAAGTTCTGACCTTTCACCTATAAGCATAACCCTTATGGAGACATCCTCAAAAGGCAGGGATTCGTCCTCCAGCCTTTCTGAGGGGAGACTGAGGGTGAAAAAGATCACCGGCTTCCCTTTGGGGGAGTACCTAATCTCGGGGCTATCCTTCAGTCTCCCTGCCAAGATGACGCGGTTCAGATAAAACACTACGTCTCCCCTGCAACAACCAATTCCTGATCTTCGGCCGTCTCCTCCTCTGGTACTTCCACCTCCTTAGGAGGCGCAAAGATCTCCTCTTCCCTCTTGACGGTGAGATAGCGGAGGACCTCCTCCATCAAACGAAGGCTTCTCTCCATCTCGGAGACCAGTTCGGCGTCCCCTTTAAAATAGAGGAGGAGGTAGTACCCCTTTGTCTTCTTCCTGACCTCGTAGGCCAAGGTCGTCAGGCCCCATTCCTCGACCTTGAATACCTCACCTCCGCGCTCGTCGAGGAATTCCTTCACCTTCTCAACGAATCCATCCACCTGCTCCTTGGACATCTCAGGGTCCAAAACGAGCATGGTCTCGTATGTACGCATTTCCTTCTCCTTTTGGTCTCCACGGCCCTAAACCTCAGGGCTTAGGGCAAGGAAGAATCCTTACTCTGTCCGGGTCAAGCCAGCGATGTAGTTCCTGCCCACCTTGACCTTCACCTTATCGGCGATCTCCAAGGTGACCACACTATCCGTCAGGTTGGTGATGGTCCCATAGAGGCCGCCGGTTGTGACCACCTTGTCCCCTTTCCTAATGTTCGCCAGGAGCTGTTTGTGCTCCTTGGCCCTTTTTTGCTGCGGTCTGATCAGGATGAAGTAGAATATGGCAAAGAGCAAGATCAAGGGGATAAAGGCGGCAAAGCCACCTTGACCTCCGCCGCCCCCTCCACCAGGGGCCATGGCATAGGCGATATCACCTAGCATAATATCTCACCTCCTTCCTCTTCTGAATCTCCTCTATTATCCCTTCCCTTTGGGGAGAAAAATTCCCGCACAAATTGGCCCATCTTATCATGGAAAAGGGCCTGGCGGATATCCCTCATCAAAAAGTGATAGTAAAAGAGGTTATGGATGGCATTTAGTCTGTAAGACAACAACTCCCGGGACAGAAAGAGGTGTCTGAGGTAGGCCCGGGAAAAATTGCGACAGGTATAACAGCCACATTGGGGGTCTATGGGGTCTTTGTCCTTGCTATAGCGGCTATTCTTGATGTTGAGCCTACCGAAGCTGGTAAAAAGGACCCCTGTGCGGGCACACCGGGTAGGCAGAACACAATCGAACATATCCACTCCTATCCTCACCCCCGCAAGGATATCCTCAGGGGTCCCCATCCCCATCAGATATCGGGGGGAGTCTTTGGGGAGCATAGATGCCGCTGTCTCCGCTATATCAAAGGTGATTTCCTTCTCCTCCCCCACGCTCAGACCACCGATGGCATAACCATCAAACCCTATCTCCATCAGCTCATGGGCGCTTTGCCGACGAAGTTCTGGATATATGCCCCCCTGGACAATGCCGAAGAGGGCATGTTCATCTTTGCTTTTCGCCCCCTTTGCCCGTTTTGCCCACTGAGTGGTCAGCTCCGCAGCAGTCTTGGCCTCACCATAGGAGATAGGATAGGGGGGACAGTCGTCCAGAACCATCATGATATCGGCACCTAGTTCTTCCTGAATCCGCACGACCTTTTCCGAAGTAAGGAAATGGAGGGATCCATCGAGA
The nucleotide sequence above comes from Deltaproteobacteria bacterium. Encoded proteins:
- the ssb gene encoding single-stranded DNA-binding protein, with translation MFYLNRVILAGRLKDSPEIRYSPKGKPVIFFTLSLPSERLEDESLPFEDVSIRVMLIGERSELWAKQKVKVGENILVEGGLVQRRWETEEGRMRREIGVVAHSVRDFR
- the rpsF gene encoding 30S ribosomal protein S6 — translated: MRTYETMLVLDPEMSKEQVDGFVEKVKEFLDERGGEVFKVEEWGLTTLAYEVRKKTKGYYLLLYFKGDAELVSEMERSLRLMEEVLRYLTVKREEEIFAPPKEVEVPEEETAEDQELVVAGET
- a CDS encoding 50S ribosomal protein L9, whose protein sequence is MEVILMEDIPSLGKTGDVVKVSDGYARNYLLPRKKAMMSTANSLRVLEHEKRLLQHKLNRFEREAQRLAQRIEEISCTVAKPSGEGGKLFGAVTSADIEGALREQGVLVDRKKIELEEPIKNLGVYTVPIRLHPQVVAQLKFWVVKE
- the dnaB gene encoding replicative DNA helicase produces the protein MKGDIDLASFKLPPQNTEAEQSILGGILIENDALNRVLEVLENRDFYREVHQKIFHCMVALYERNEPLDLVTLTNELKKTKQLEEVGGASYLASLVDSVPTAANIVYYAKIVKEKSILRELISTATEIITQSYQEGRDLEDFLDETEQAIFRISEHRVKPAFFPIKEIVKDSFKLIEKLYEKKELITGVPSGFKDLDRKTAGFQPADLIIVAGRPSMGKTALCLNIAQHAAINVRVPAAIFSLEMSKEQLAIRMLCSEARVDSARLRSGFLTESDWPKLTMAAGALSDAPIFIDDAPAISVLELRAKARRLKSDRGLGLVIVDYLQLMRGRSGAERREQEISEISRSLKALAKELNIPVIAISQLSRKAEDRPGRRPQLSDLRESGAIEQDADVIIFIYRDEVYNPDSDHKGLAEVNIAKQRNGPTGKVDLSFISEYTTFKDLFRGDYSEIGVEG
- the tgt gene encoding tRNA guanosine(34) transglycosylase Tgt — protein: MKGGGFSFQLLKEVEGEGRLGRISTPHGSFSTPAFMPVGSQGSVKALAPVDLKEIGIEILLCNAYHLYLRPGTEVVREGGGLHRFMGWDGPMLTDSGGFQILSLCALREVGPDGVRFRSHLDGSLHFLTSEKVVRIQEELGADIMMVLDDCPPYPISYGEAKTAAELTTQWAKRAKGAKSKDEHALFGIVQGGIYPELRRQSAHELMEIGFDGYAIGGLSVGEEKEITFDIAETAASMLPKDSPRYLMGMGTPEDILAGVRIGVDMFDCVLPTRCARTGVLFTSFGRLNIKNSRYSKDKDPIDPQCGCYTCRNFSRAYLRHLFLSRELLSYRLNAIHNLFYYHFLMRDIRQALFHDKMGQFVREFFSPKGRDNRGDSEEEGGEILC
- a CDS encoding zinc-ribbon domain-containing protein gives rise to the protein MIVQCEKCGTKYRIDDSKVGAKGIKVRCSKCQHVFKVPHPLLLDEEEIFGETEERVEGPSVKEWEEEFTMKPPPEQIKTRPPTPEEGPPPKAFVPPAAQEKKVLREEGAAEEGLSSEEELFPFRASVPEEAPVKKERKISRTFLLSILLIVIILAAFYYWTQREVSIPVFESIYKKIYHFMGSKAEHKLLLLYPRRYELRLEGGKVFVIQGKVTNHSEETKKYVKLKGFLFNKEGRIVATSIGYCGHTITKKEIEESTYTSLKSSFGFVSSAKAAPVPSQRSPSFTIIFFSPPVGVTECKVEIVEAPPLT
- a CDS encoding 30S ribosomal protein S18; the protein is MRRPANRQPANRRRREYTRKKVCRFCSDSSLRIDYKNYRLLKYFLTERGKIIPRRISGNCAKHQRELTRAIKRARHVALLPFTTLPK
- the eno gene encoding phosphopyruvate hydratase; amino-acid sequence: MSAILDIVAREILDSRGNPTLEVDVTLESGFGGRAAVPSGASTGEHEAVELRDGDQDRYLGKGVQRAVANVNERISPELIGMEALDQMATDQILIDLDGTPNKSTLGANAILGVSLACAKAAAAYLSLPLYRYLGGVYAHQLPVPMMNILNGGKHADNNVDLQEFMIVPLGTSSFHEALRMGVEVFHYLKTILKGKGYSTAVGDEGGFAPDMRSNEEALVVIMEAIKKAGYTPGEEVAIALDPAASEFFQEGGYILQAEQKQERTSSEMVAFYEDLVSRYPIVSIEDGLAEDDWEGWRELNARLGGKVQIVGDDLFVTNIERLARGIDEGVANSILIKLNQIGTLTETFSAIEMAKKAGYTVVISHRSGETEDTTIADVAVAVNAGQIKTGSVSRTDRVAKYNQLLRIEEELGEQGVFPGKEAFYSIRG
- a CDS encoding CDP-alcohol phosphatidyltransferase family protein; amino-acid sequence: MNLPNTLTILRILSIPVFTICLLYDHLFSALLIFVGAGITDALDGLIARLYNQRTTLGAYLDPIADKLLLTTAFVGLAILGIVPGWLTVIVIARDVVILLGILILILTSHKVEINPIFLSKITTVFQTLTIIGALLTPQIPFIRGSLPYLIWLTTFLTCFSGFQYIHIGSKLFNEKGG
- the yajC gene encoding preprotein translocase subunit YajC, producing MLGDIAYAMAPGGGGGGGQGGFAAFIPLILLFAIFYFILIRPQQKRAKEHKQLLANIRKGDKVVTTGGLYGTITNLTDSVVTLEIADKVKVKVGRNYIAGLTRTE